TCTAAGGCACGTGAAAAGTAGCTTCTTTCGACGTTGAGGTGTTGCCGAGACCGTCCACTATCGTGACCGTCCAGAAATAGTCTCCCTGCGCAAGAATGCTTGGATATTTAAAGGACACAATCGAAGATGAAAGTCCGGGCTGGGTCCATACAACTCTCTGAGAGCCCTGCACTACGATCACCACCTGAAGCTCGTACATATAGTCAAATGCAACTGAAGGCGGGTTCCAGTCTAGTTCGGGGGACGCCACCGTCGTATCCAGTCCGGTGGGATATGTGGGATTTGCTTCGCTCTCAATTACCCTCGACACATAAAAGGGGGGACTCTGACCAATTCCGTTTTCGTGATCCGCAGCGGAAACTACAAACGCCTTCCCGACGATCCATTCGATATCCTGATTGGGCAACTGTGATGCATCTATGGTAGCCTCGTAGATGTTTCCCGTGGCGTGACTCAAGGTAAACGAAAGTGAATCCACCTGCACATGGACCGTCGAGTCTATCACATCGCCGACTCCATCCGGGTCGGTAACGCTCGCACTTACGGTAGCGGAGTAATCGGGTGCAGGCCACCATTGATCTATTTTACTTGAAACGACTTGTGCCCCGGCGATTTTGGGAATTGCGTCGAGATGGATCTCAACATCGCGCGTTTGTCCGAGATCGAGCGTCAAGCTCGCGGTGTCTGCCAGATACGCTTGCCTTGAAATGACTAAAGTGATATTTCCCGCCGGAGCGGCCGCAAAACTGAAGCT
This genomic stretch from Candidatus Kryptoniota bacterium harbors:
- a CDS encoding carboxypeptidase regulatory-like domain-containing protein; the encoded protein is MSDRIGTLLILSCLVFVLSSCAPDAPHDNPLDPKSPNYKSTGTLSGKVFTLGIPYTGIPNASVLIVQNGTSQLTASDGSFSFAAAPAGNITLVISRQAYLADTASLTLDLGQTRDVEIHLDAIPKIAGAQVVSSKIDQWWPAPDYSATVSASVTDPDGVGDVIDSTVHVQVDSLSFTLSHATGNIYEATIDASQLPNQDIEWIVGKAFVVSAADHENGIGQSPPFYVSRVIESEANPTYPTGLDTTVASPELDWNPPSVAFDYMYELQVVIVVQGSQRVVWTQPGLSSSIVSFKYPSILAQGDYFWTVTIVDGLGNTSTSKEATFHVP